The following proteins come from a genomic window of Amphiura filiformis chromosome 16, Afil_fr2py, whole genome shotgun sequence:
- the LOC140136017 gene encoding uncharacterized protein yields MLVHLNGYIYAIGGIRDSYGGDSDSNFPLEFGVGSILSSDCERFDIARNKWKKIAPLPPHFAATSAIAYQGRILVYSTIYDQHDYYEYALETKRYEIWVYNPNKNEWQSKFSESDNTTDKLTQPVLVVHKDQCYRVVFRIIPRGDETDYLRAYRGLPKEEQAVVNLLKLHSSRSDVMSGVSLGEEIKQDFIEPNTLGAFRIGEDVFVTTCGDVQQTDLKIHKDEDEDIDLGKWKRFAKPYKRGSNIVNFTCDWKN; encoded by the coding sequence ATGCTGGTTCATTTGAACGGGTATATTTATGCCATTGGCGGCATACGCGATAGCTACGGGGGCGATAGCGACAGCAATTTTCCCCTGGAGTTTGGAGTGGGTTCAATCTTGAGTTCGGATTGTGAGCGGTTTgatatagctaggaataaatggaagaaaatagctccACTGCCTCCACACTTTGCTGCTACCTCTGCAATAGCATATCAGGGAAGGATCCTTGTATACAGCACAATTTATGATCAGCATGATTACTATGAGTATGCGCTTGAGACGAAAAGGTATGAAATTTGGGTATACAATCCAAACAAGAATGAATGGCAGTCTAAATTCAGTGAGTCTGATAACACAACGGACAAATTAACACAGCCAGTTCTTGTTGTCCACAAAGATCAATGCTACAGAGTCGTCTTCCGTATCATTCCTAGAGGAGATGAAACAGATTACCTGCGAGCCTACCGGGGTCTTCCAAAAGAGGAACAAGCAGTAGTCAATTTGCTGAAGCTACACAGCTCAAGAAGCGATGTTATGTCAGGTGTTTCTCTTGGTGAAGAAATCAAGCAAGATTTCATCGAACCGAATACCTTGGGTGCCTTTCGAATTGGAGAGGATGTGTTTGTCACTACTTGTGGTGATGTTCAGCAGACTGACTTAAAGATACACAAAGATGAAGACGAAGATATTGATCTTGGGAAATGGAAGAGGTTTGCAAAGCCTTATAAACGAGGCAGTAACATAGTCAACTTCACTTGTGACTGGAAGAATTGA
- the LOC140136023 gene encoding peptide methionine sulfoxide reductase-like encodes MSAIFYHSEEQKTLAEKTKDEHQKKLTRTIQTKIKKADIFYDAEDYHQKYMLRQQRNLLSSLGFSDKEILNGHAASRLNGYVGGFGTAEDLQKEVAKLGLNETQVKLVQSRLR; translated from the exons ATGTCAGCTATCTTCTATCACTCGGAGGAACAAAAAACATTGGCTGAGAAAACTAAAGACGAGCATCAGAAGAAATTGACACGTACAATTCAGACAAAGATCAAGAAAGCAGACATATTTTACGATGCTGAAGA TTACCATCAGAAATACATGCTACGTCAACAACGTAACCTTCTTTCCAGCCTTGGCTTCTCAGACAAGGAAATCCTCAATGGACACGCTGCATCTCGCCTCAATGGCTATGTTGGCGGATTCGGTACTGCTGAAGATCTGCAGAAGGAAGTGGCAAAACTTGGATTGAACGAGACACAGGTCAAATTGGTGCAATCAAGGCTGCGTTAG